TATTTTACAAGCAACCAAGGGAAATTCGGTGGTGGCCTGCTGGGCTTTCGTTGTTGATTACATCAAATAGGCCGCGGAACAGCCATCCTGTCACCATCGATTGTGTCACATGTTCATGCTCAATGCCTGTCCAGACTAATGCCCATATAAAACTACCGGCCTTCTCTGTTTTGGAAGTAAATAAAGCGCCGCACCAACCATCCCGGGCGGGCGGCCTCGACTCCTTCTTGTTCCGTGCAGTTTTTATAGACTACTTCCATTAACGAGAATCCTTCCTCCATCGGCGTCTCCTTCTCCTTGTGCTTCTTGTTCTTGGTGAGACtcttggaaaagggatggtggaTTCGTTCGACGAAGAGTGCGATTACTTGTTCAAGGCCGTCTTGACCGGGGACTCTGCCGTCGGGAAATCGAATCTCCTATCGAGGTTCGCGAGGAAGGAGTTCCAGTTGGATTCGAAACCCACGATAGGCGTCGAATTCGCATACAGGAACGTCAAGGTCGCCGACAAGCTCATCAAAGCCCAAATATGGGACACTGCAGGGCAAGAAAGGTAGAGCAGCTCTGTTTTTTTTGTGTGTCtctgttccctttttttttttcttttggtctcaTCCTGGTTTCAAGATGATCTTGATTCGTTCTGATCCTAGTGTTTGTTGGGATTGTTGATCGGGAGTGGTCGATTTTCGATACCAAGTTTTTCTTGAAGAAAAGTAAAGAGGCATCGGACACCCAAttgactttcttcttccttaagcAGATACAAGTCATGTAGATATGTTCTTGCGCATATTTTATGGTTGATTTCATTGACTTGCATGATTTTTAAGCTGCCTTTCTTGAGGTTCTTGTATTCatcttgataagttttagggcGATCAGTCGCTCTGAAAGATCGTGGTTCTGCGGATTTCAGAACTTCATCCGAAACAGGCACGACACAAAAAGGAGAAGGCAACTCTTTACCTCTACTGCTCATCCGTGATTGGTGTCAGTCCGTGAACCTGTTGTACTAATCATACCTCTAGGGTTTTAATGCAAAGTAAGGGAAAACGAAAAAGATGATCCACTGAGGTGGGACCCAGTGTGACCGGGAAGCATGCCCACTAACGTCCGTAGAACCTTTTAGATCGCACAGGCTATGGTTGGGAAATTGCATTAGAAAAGTAGTTCCTGGAAAAACGCCACCATAAAGCATCTTTTACAATTCAAAGTTTAAATCGACAAGATGGTTCAGTACGCGTCTAATTAGAATAGTTATGTGCACTTCTTTGTCTGTTTTTTGTGTGCATGGAGCTTTACTTTCTCTCCACTTTGAGTTCCTTTTTGCTTGTCACTCTTACTATCGAGAGGCTcgtccaaaaaggaaaattgaccAAGTTGAGTGAGGTGGGTTCGAAGGATGAGATCAGACAGAACAGAGAGAACGGGGCTATTTCTTCAGGCGTGGTGGCAATGAGCTATGATTATTGGCGTAGTGCTATCCTCTCATGCTTCCTTTGGATCGAAGCAAAGACTGGTGTGACagagaaaatataataatgtcCTCCCGCCCTCCAATTCAGGGTCTTGGTTTGGCCTTTGTAGGGTGACCCAATAAAAGCAGTTTGGTAGGCAGATTGCAGGTTCCTAGTACTTATACTTGATCCATTCTGGCCCTAGACGGGTCGGACAAAGCAGGGAATTACCCTCTAGACCCCTGCGAAAGGCCGGGCCCCCGGGCAGGTCGGACCCAAGGGAAAAACAGTTTTGCCTGGACCCCCGCCCATTTGCACTCATAGCTAATCCTTCCTTGATAGCAGATAAATGGATAAATGGACATTGACTGACACAACATGAAAACTTTTCAATGCAGATTTCGAGCCATCACCAGTTCATACTATCGCGGAGCACTGGGGGCGCTGCTGGTTTACGACATCACTCGGCGAGTGACGTTCGAGAACGTGAAGAAATGGCTGCGCGAGCTCAGAGACTTTGGGAATCCCGACATGGTGGTGGTCCTGGTCGGGAATAAGTCCGATCTGAGCAACTCTAGAGAAGTGGACCTGGAAGAAGGGAAGGACTTTGCGGAGGCAGAGAATCTGTGCTTCATGGAAACTTCTGCTCTGGAGAATCTAAATGTCGAGGAAGCATTCTTGGAGATGATCACCAGAATCCATGAGATCACAAGCCAGAAGAGCTTAGAAGCCAAGAACAATGAAATAACCAGTAGCCTTCACGGTCCTAAGCAGGTCATTCAGATTGATGAGGTCACTGCTACTAAAAAGCCATACTGTTGCTCAAGTTAATCCCAACCGTTGGGGGATTTTTTGACGAGTCAGTACCAAATTTATAGTTGCCTACTGACcacatcttgatttttttcccctGAATTCAAGTCCAATCAGCTTCCTCTTTGCGACTTATTGTTCCTCTGTTTTTAACCTTCCCTTCAATTTTTATGCCCTGATTCAGATGAGAAGAGACTGAAATGTTGTCCTGTAAATGGCTTCGCAGAAGCTGTCTCCTGGATCTGATATTGCTAACAATTTAACCCATCGAAAGACCAAGTTCTGGGTCACGGGCGAGTATGCCATCACCCTGCCTCAAATAAATCGGGGAAAAAAATTCGACCTTTATCaaaactagagagagaaagaaactaGTATTGGAGTATATATAACACAATAGATTACCACCAAAATTACCGAGATGATCATTATCTTTAAGCATCATGAAACAAGTAAGGACCCAAAAGCTTCTTAAGAGCTGCTATTCGTTGGCAATGCATTTCAGGAAGAACCAGACCAAAAATGAATATATGCCAAGTACATTACCCCTAATGTGTTTATAGCCGGTCAGAGATGTGATTTATATCTCAAGCAGGTGCAATCGAGACTTTATCGACCTCAACAATGTATTCTAAGGTCGAAGACGGAGGAATCTGGACCCCTGTGCCCAAATCAGCGCCCTTATCTCCATACCCTAAACTTGGAGGAACTATCACTCTCCTCTTACCTCCCACCTTCATCGATCTCAAAATGTATTCTATTCCTTCGCACAGTCCTTTACTGTATGGCCTCGACCCCATCACTAACGCCAGCGGCTTCTTTTCACCCTCGAATGTATCGACAAAGACTTTGCCACTTCCTTCTATTTTCCCCTTGAGATCAATCACGATCAAGTCCCCTGGCCTCGGCGATGCACCGCCACCAACTCGAAGTTCATAGTATCTGATTTGTTTGCAGGTGTAAAGAAACGATCAACTCATGGTCCTCGGCCCTGAAAAACTACTAATTCGAGGGGTCAAAATTACAGAGCACGAGGTGTACCTTATCCCATTAGGCAAAACgacttcttcttccttctcgaCAGTCCTGTATAGGGACAGCTGCGTTAGCTGCTTCAGTTCATGCACAAACAGAACATGCAAAGTAAGGTAGATTTTGTAAAGAACTGGCTCTCGAAATACTGCATCACCATTTTATAGCCAGCGGTTCGCTGTCTTGAATCAATGATTccaaaatcaaaattcttttaatatgtCAGTAGCCTCAATAATCACATACTTCAGTCTTTCTCATTACCCTAGAGATAGAAGCTTAGTTAGGAGTTCCTATCGTGATGCAAAAACTTTAGGCCTAGCGACAGCATCAATGCCCAAGAATCAAGAACAAGATCATACCATTTGGCCACACTTTCGTCTTTCACCGATTGTGAAGTTAACTTTAAACGTGGCTTAAGCAAGGATGGTTTCACTTCAAGTAATGGTAGATTTACTGAAAAAAGCCCGCCACTTATACTAATTTTGTAAACCAATCCTAAAACACCCAACATCGTTCCTTGATTTTAAATCCTTAGCTATCACTGCTGTCGCACTCTCAATTGCAAAGTACCTAGTTTTGCACTAGCTGTTCTCATCACCATGGAAGAAACAAGCTGCGAATCCATACACGTTTATAGCTTGGAAGCATTAAACAAGTAAAATTCAAGAACGATCACCGCCACGGACCTCGTGCTGGCTTCCTGCTCCGAAACTTCGAGGCGGGTCTTGATCTGCTCGGAGACGACGCCCACGGCCAAGAACGCCGCCCAAGCAAGGCCCGCGCCGAGCCCGAACCGCCGGGTGAGGGAACTCGCGATCCAGTCCGTCGACTCGGCCGTCGTCCTCTGCTTCTTCTGGGGCTTGACCGAGACCGGCTGGGGCTGCTCCGACGAGGCGGCGCTCAGCTGCTGAGGCGGGAgcggcggctgcggctgcggcggcgacggtggcggcgggggATTCTGTGGGGATggcgaagaggaagagaagttcAGAGTTCTTGTGATGGGGTGGGAGAGAAATGGAGGAGAGCTAAACAGAGTGGCCATTCTCgatatcttctctctctcgtttgcTGTCGAGCGAGGCTACAGAAATCTTGGGtttcttgatatttttgatGATTGAATGTTTGTGATCAAGGACGAGGTGGTAATACTGGAGGGGCCCCATCTTATCCAAACTTCGTTTGGGAAAAATTCATTTGGCAAAAGGGGAAATATGTTGtcttttgttctttccttttccatcTTCGATGGACAATCGTTTTTCACGATTTTTCACGATTTACCGTAATCGAATTGAAATAGAATGAATCTCgatttataatattttacatttcGATGTAACGGAAAAAACCGTGACTCTAGAAAGATATGGACTCGACCTTCCTCTTTTTATCCGCAAAAGGTAATAAAGAAGTACTCTTTAATGCCTCTTGCAAATCTTTATGAAGCTTGGCCTTTCGTGAGTGGCCTACAAGCTGAGTTCttcccatcttcatcttctttgcgAAAACAAACGGCAAAGGTATGTTTGGACTCTGCGAATTTGTGAATGGGTGATCCTCATGAGAAATGATTCCAGCCCATGGTCATGGCCGATACCTCTAGTTATGAAAATTTCTACAAGGAGCTCACGAAAAGGCTCAGAGATGCCCTTGTTGAGCTTGCAAGCTCCAGCCAGAAAAGCCCTCTGTTGAATCACAGGAACGAGTTGATCGATTCTCATCTTCGATTCATCTGTCCACTACTTTTCTAGACTCCTGATCATCCACCGTATTCCCCGGTAATGATATCGCATCTTTTCTGAATAGAATCAATACAATCAAGCTTAGTTTCAGTCAGCGACATGTAGATTTCTAGTGAAATTTCTGTTCTGATGTAGGTCTGGCTTAATGCGAAGCAATTTGATTGACTTTTCCATCAGATGACTAAACTGGGATGCTTGCAGACGATGCACCGAGCTATTGAAGCACTGAATGAG
The sequence above is drawn from the Eucalyptus grandis isolate ANBG69807.140 chromosome 11, ASM1654582v1, whole genome shotgun sequence genome and encodes:
- the LOC104425833 gene encoding ras-related protein RABA6b, producing MVDSFDEECDYLFKAVLTGDSAVGKSNLLSRFARKEFQLDSKPTIGVEFAYRNVKVADKLIKAQIWDTAGQERFRAITSSYYRGALGALLVYDITRRVTFENVKKWLRELRDFGNPDMVVVLVGNKSDLSNSREVDLEEGKDFAEAENLCFMETSALENLNVEEAFLEMITRIHEITSQKSLEAKNNEITSSLHGPKQVIQIDEVTATKKPYCCSS
- the LOC104425832 gene encoding peptidyl-prolyl cis-trans isomerase FKBP17-2, chloroplastic; amino-acid sequence: MATLFSSPPFLSHPITRTLNFSSSSPSPQNPPPPPSPPQPQPPLPPQQLSAASSEQPQPVSVKPQKKQRTTAESTDWIASSLTRRFGLGAGLAWAAFLAVGVVSEQIKTRLEVSEQEASTRTVEKEEEVVLPNGIRYYELRVGGGASPRPGDLIVIDLKGKIEGSGKVFVDTFEGEKKPLALVMGSRPYSKGLCEGIEYILRSMKVGGKRRVIVPPSLGYGDKGADLGTGVQIPPSSTLEYIVEVDKVSIAPA